The Pocillopora verrucosa isolate sample1 chromosome 14, ASM3666991v2, whole genome shotgun sequence genome has a segment encoding these proteins:
- the LOC131795108 gene encoding melatonin receptor type 1B-B-like, with protein MTRHEYEEKLSSEFQTRQTFLVVIETLICLVITGVSILGNGLVFVAVYRNPRLRKPSNLYIISLAVSDLVLSAVAMPFTCVSAMVGNWMFGAALCWFQASLATMLGTTSLMNMALIAANRFLKVVYPNMHRKLVSVKTILISIAFAWCFTGAIPVSFYITNVHNVFHPGHIVCLFDFSSASYTLIALIGVFEAFIPYQVIFICYFKVWRFVKRHTSHMSSSNVNAEDVHLNRLLSCIVVSFTICYTPFLVIILIESFHEHFSIPRQVYFFGTVMVGLGSCVNPVIYGILNKDFRQEFNSICRIRRRVEPQE; from the coding sequence ATGACCCGACACGAATATGAAGAGAAGCTTTCTTCAGAGTTTCAAACACGACAAACTTTCCTCGTTGTGATCGAGACACTAATTTGTCTTGTTATTACGGGAGTATCAATACTGGGAAATGGTCTAGTTTTTGTTGCTGTATATAGAAATCCGCGACTACGAAAACCCTCTAACTTGTACATAATTTCACTGGCTGTTTCGGATTTAGTATTATCTGCTGTTGCAATGCCGTTTACCTGCGTCTCGGCAATGGTTGGAAATTGGATGTTTGGAGCAgcactgtgttggttccaagCGTCTTTGGCTACCATGCTCGGGACAACATCTCTGATGAACATGGCTCTTATTGCAGCCAACAggtttttaaaagttgtctatCCAAACATGCATCGCAAGCTGGTGTCggttaaaacaattttgatttccATAGCATTTGCTTGGTGTTTCACGGGTGCCATTCCGGTATCATTTTACATCACGAATGTTCATAATGTGTTTCATCCCGGccatattgtttgtttgtttgacttCAGCAGCGCAAGTTACACTCTTATCGCTCTAATTGGAGTTTTCGAGGCCTTTATACCTTACCAAGTGATCTTTATCTGTTATTTTAAGGTGTGGCGTTTTGTTAAAAGGCATACTTCTCATATGAGCTCTTCTAACGTAAATGCCGAAGATGTTCATCTCAATCGTTTGTTGTCGTGCATTGTTGTCAGCTTCACAATATGTTACACTCCATTTCTAGTGATTATTTTGATCGAAAGTTTTCACGAACATTTTTCTATTCCTCGGCAAGTCTACTTCTTCGGCACAGTTATGGTAGGACTGGGAAGCTGTGTAAACCCAGTTATTTACGGTATTTTGAACAAGGATTTTAGGCAAGAATTCAACTCCA